In Spirosoma sp. KUDC1026, the sequence TCTTTACCAATGCGGGTGAAGGTCTTTGCCATTTGCCCCCACCGTTTCATTTTCCGGGCTTTCCGGTATTCAAACGCGCGTCCCATAGTTGTATGTAACGATAAATGTATTGCACCAGGTAACTTCCGGACAAGACCTAATCTGTCGGAAGTTACTCGGCATTAACGAGTTGATTGCTAATTTTCGCAAAATCCAGTACGTCCTGACCGCGCATCAGATCCTCGAACGTATCCCGCTGCCGGATCAGGTAAGGCGTACCGCTGTACACCAGAACTTCGGCCGGACGGAAACGGGCATTGTAGTTCGACGCCATACTGAACCCATAGGCACCCCCGTTCTCGAACGACAGTACGTCGTTGGGACGAACCTCAGGCAGGGACCGATCAGTTGCGAACGTATCGGTCTCGCAGATGTAGCCCACGACGGTGTAGACCTGCTCGGGACCAGTCGGGTTCGATACGTTCTTGATGTCGTGATAAGAGTCGTACATCATCGGCCGGATCAGGTGATTCAGGCCCGAATCGACCGCTACGAACGTCCGCGCCGGATTTTCCTTAACGATGTTGGTTTTCACCAGCAGGTGTCCGCACTCACTCACCAGAAATTTACCTGGCTCGAACCAGAGTTCCAGCTCCCGGCCGTAGCGTTGGCAGAACTCCTGAAACGCAGCCGATACCTTAGCGCCCAGATCGACGATGTCCGTTACGTGGTCACCGGCTTTGTAAGCCACCTTGAACCCGCTACCGAAGTCGATAAACTTCAGATCAGGATAATCACTAGCCAGTTCAAACAGCACCTCGGCCCCGCGCAGGAAGGCGTTGGCGTTCTTAAAGTCGGAACCTGTGTGTACGTGCAGGCCCACCACCGATATCTGGTGCTGATCAACCAGCGCCCGAATGTCGTCGCGCTGCAGGATTGAAATACCAAACTTGGAATCGGCGTGACCGGTCGAAATTTTGATGTTGCCGCCCTCTTCAATGTGCGGATTGATCCGGATGCTCACCGGCACTGACGAACCGTAATTCTCCCCTACCCACTCGAGCAGCGGCAGACTATCGACATTCAGTTGCAGGCCCAGTTCGATGGCTTCGCGAATTTCCTCGAATGATACGCCACTGGGCGTAAACATGATCTGGCCAGGTGTAAAACCCGCCAGCATCCCCATCCGGGCTTCGTTTACCGACACCGAATCCATTTCGATACCCTGCTGGTGCATCAGCTTCAGAATCGATACGTTGGTCAGCGCCTTGGCCGCGTATTTTATCTTCAGGTTGACCCCGCTGAACGACGAGCGGAGCAACGCAATTTTCTCAATGATCTTATCGGCATCATATACGTACAGCGGCAGGCCAAACTGTTCGGCGATGCCCAGCACGTCGACTCCCTGAATCGTATAGTGTTGATTATCCAGCTGCATTCCTTACGAATTAGGAGGCAAATATACGGCTTTCAGCGTTGTCGTGTAATGCTTTGACAGGATTACCGGATTAGCCGGATTTTACGTTTCGTTTTGCCTTGTAATCCTATCAAACTCGTACGCTACCGGACGGTTTTCAACCTTTTTTTTCAACCGTGCCAATCCTGTAATCCTGTCGATTGCCGTTCTTTGTCCTCATGCCCACTGATACGCTCACCGCTTCATCCTCACCATCCCGTCGTACCGAAGTCCTGGCCGGTATATCGACTTTCCTGGCTACGATGTACATCATCGTCGTTAATCCGGCTATCCTGAGCCAGACGGGGCTACCCTTCGGCGGGGTGCTGACCGCGACTGTACTGCTGTCTTTTTTCTGTAGCCTGATGATGGGCCTTTACGCCCGCAACCCCATCGTCGTAGCGCCTGGTATGGGTCTGAATGCTTTCTTCACGTTTACCGCCGTTAAGGGCATGGGCATCCGGCCCGAGGTAGCCCTGGGCGCTGTTTTTTGGGCGGGCGTTTTGTTTCTGCTGCTGTCGCTCGGCAACGTGCGAACGGCCATTGTCAAGGCAATTCCCCAACCGCTGCGGTACGCTGTTTC encodes:
- the lysA gene encoding diaminopimelate decarboxylase, translating into MQLDNQHYTIQGVDVLGIAEQFGLPLYVYDADKIIEKIALLRSSFSGVNLKIKYAAKALTNVSILKLMHQQGIEMDSVSVNEARMGMLAGFTPGQIMFTPSGVSFEEIREAIELGLQLNVDSLPLLEWVGENYGSSVPVSIRINPHIEEGGNIKISTGHADSKFGISILQRDDIRALVDQHQISVVGLHVHTGSDFKNANAFLRGAEVLFELASDYPDLKFIDFGSGFKVAYKAGDHVTDIVDLGAKVSAAFQEFCQRYGRELELWFEPGKFLVSECGHLLVKTNIVKENPARTFVAVDSGLNHLIRPMMYDSYHDIKNVSNPTGPEQVYTVVGYICETDTFATDRSLPEVRPNDVLSFENGGAYGFSMASNYNARFRPAEVLVYSGTPYLIRQRDTFEDLMRGQDVLDFAKISNQLVNAE